In Triplophysa rosa linkage group LG7, Trosa_1v2, whole genome shotgun sequence, the following proteins share a genomic window:
- the cyldl gene encoding ubiquitin carboxyl-terminal hydrolase CYLD isoform X2: MISADDQKYFILIAQPSSLGFLIPGQICHIHKTLYEGRQKRNDTILPVTLIGKAYEIELEADLLRPLSRGEAELLLALEKNSERIMALADKEALVTSLALSKDSQVYVEFNNEWLTGVIRYIGRIASCIGDPIAGVFFGVELQGEDKGKGKNDGTFLSKTYFRCARNSAIFAPFTRVKPMDSKTPMSPKTSTEILKSGDRVAFFDEEAHHGMVMDIVDDKGIKMVLISTDKDEEGKLGGVKQVPLDYVIKEELLNKDETEKMEISQNPEIGDVVDSTEMTVGSLVKVIYNGPVYGIIRWIGYLPDLPEKRAGLELENDCGVSDGALNGERYFRCPPKCGLFVKLSSCKPDDRFSVSKETTFNGNYDNDVANPCVEEENVPPISSEDVLKRLTGRMKGVQGHCNSCYMDSALFSLFSCSSVLDSLLFKSTKKEDKPIQNTLLKEIVNPLRKHGFVREKSVMKLRQLLQKRSRCSTYTTDEKDPEEFLTLIMQEVLSLDPPLKLWNQSGNKGKVQTSYYYQIFMDYNHNLVLPTVQQLLEHSFYSNGLKLAEVPACLILTMPRSGKSFKMFPKIIPSTELDITGLLSHGSFSPTSSVSQTQHITASSGLS; the protein is encoded by the exons ATGATTTCAGCTGACGACCAGAAATACTTCATCTTAATTGCTCAACCGTCTTCCCTTGGATTTCTAATACCCGGCCAAATATGCCACATACATAAGACACTATATGAAGGCAGACAGAAGAGAAATGATACCATTTTGCCCGTAACTTTAATTGGCAAAGCATATGAAATTGAACTTGAAGCTGATCTTTTGCGACCACTGTCACGAGGAGAAGCAGAGTTACTGCTTGCACTTGAAAAAAATTCAGAGCGCATAATGGCATTGGCTGATAAAGAAGCTTTAGTGACCTCTTTGGCTCTCTCAAAAGACAGTCAAGTTTATGTGGAATTCAATAACGAATGGCTCACAGGTGTGATTCGGTACATTGGAAGGATCGCATCTTGTATCGGTGATCCTATAGCAGGAGTCTTCTTTGGGGTGGAATTACAG GGAGAAGATAAAGGGAAAGGCAAGAATGATGGCACGTTTCTCTCCAAAACCTACTTCCGCTGCGCAAGAAACTCTGCCATTTTTGCTCCTTTTACAAGAGTCAAACCTATGGATTCTAAAACCCCCATGTCACCTAAGACATCTACTGAGATTCTAAAGAGTGGGGACAGGGTGGCATTTTTTGATGAAGAAGCTCACCATGGCATGGTTATGGACATAGTGGATGATAAGGGCATAAAAATGGTTCTCATATCTACA gaTAAGGACGAGGAGGGGAAGCTTGGGGGAGTGAAACAGGTCCCACTGGATTATGTCATTAAAGAGGAGTTGTTAAATAAAG ATGAAACTGAAAAAATGGAAATTTCTCAGAACCCAGAAATAGGGGATGTGGTTGATTCCACAGAAATGACTGTTGGGTCTTTAGTGAAGGTGATATATAACGGACCTGTTTATGGAATCATCCGATGGATTGGATATTTGCCAGATTTGCCTGAAAAGCGGGCTGGGCTGGAACTg GAGAATGACTGTGGAGTGAGTGATGGAGCATTAAATGGAGAGCGTTACTTCAGGTGTCCTCCTAAATGTGGCTTATTTGTGAAACTGTCATCTTGTAAACCTGATGACCGTTTCTCTGTGTCAAAGGAAACAACGTTTAATGGAAATTATG ATAATGATGTGGCAAATCCATGTGTGGAAGAGGAGAATGTGCCACCAATCAGTTCAGAAGACGTGTTAAAGCGATTGACGGGCCGTATGAAGGGCGTTCAGGGTCACTGCAACTCTTGTTACATGGATTCTGCCTTGTTTAG TTTGTTTTCCTGTTCATCGGTCCTGGATTCTCTGCtttttaaatcaacaaaaaaggAAGACAAACCCATTCAGAATACACTCCTGAAGGAAATTGTCAACCCTCTACGCAA ACATGGTTTTGTACGAGAGAAGAGTGTGATGAAGCTTCGACAACTATTACAAAAGCGTAGCCGTTGCTCAACTTACACCACAGATGAAAAGG atccTGAAGAGTTTCTTACTCTCATCATGCAAGAGGTTCTCTCTCTAGATCCTCCACTCAAACTTTG GAATCAGTCAGGAAATAAAGGCAAAGTGCAAACCTCTTACTACTACCAAATCTTTATGGATTACAACCATAATTTAGTACTGCCGACAGTTCAGCAGCTTCTGGAACATTCCTTTTACAGCAACGGTCTCAAACTCGCAGAG GTACCAGCCTGTCTGATTCTTACTATGCCTCGCTCAGGAAAGAGTTTCAAAATGTTTCCAAAAATCATTCCTTCAACAGAGCTGGACATCACTGGCCTTCTTTCTCATG GTTCATTCTCACCAACATCGTCAGTGTCACAAACCCAGCATATTACAGCCTCCTCAGGGCTTTCATAG
- the cyldl gene encoding ubiquitin carboxyl-terminal hydrolase CYLD isoform X1 produces the protein MISADDQKYFILIAQPSSLGFLIPGQICHIHKTLYEGRQKRNDTILPVTLIGKAYEIELEADLLRPLSRGEAELLLALEKNSERIMALADKEALVTSLALSKDSQVYVEFNNEWLTGVIRYIGRIASCIGDPIAGVFFGVELQGEDKGKGKNDGTFLSKTYFRCARNSAIFAPFTRVKPMDSKTPMSPKTSTEILKSGDRVAFFDEEAHHGMVMDIVDDKGIKMVLISTDKDEEGKLGGVKQVPLDYVIKEELLNKDETEKMEISQNPEIGDVVDSTEMTVGSLVKVIYNGPVYGIIRWIGYLPDLPEKRAGLELENDCGVSDGALNGERYFRCPPKCGLFVKLSSCKPDDRFSVSKETTFNGNYDNDVANPCVEEENVPPISSEDVLKRLTGRMKGVQGHCNSCYMDSALFSLFSCSSVLDSLLFKSTKKEDKPIQNTLLKEIVNPLRKHGFVREKSVMKLRQLLQKRSRCSTYTTDEKDPEEFLTLIMQEVLSLDPPLKLWNQSGNKGKVQTSYYYQIFMDYNHNLVLPTVQQLLEHSFYSNGLKLAEVPACLILTMPRSGKSFKMFPKIIPSTELDITGLLSHGPQPCVLCGQLASEECAECFRDTVFSHTGFKYFCCMCSAQVHSHQHRQCHKPSILQPPQGFHSSGSDPRTPPREKLELFAVLCIETSHYVSFVKYGPQATDWVFFDSMADRVGEEDGYNVPKVTPCPEVSQYLRMPLAQLANQVPRHMEGVAKRLFCDGYMYLYQSRSMSLYR, from the exons ATGATTTCAGCTGACGACCAGAAATACTTCATCTTAATTGCTCAACCGTCTTCCCTTGGATTTCTAATACCCGGCCAAATATGCCACATACATAAGACACTATATGAAGGCAGACAGAAGAGAAATGATACCATTTTGCCCGTAACTTTAATTGGCAAAGCATATGAAATTGAACTTGAAGCTGATCTTTTGCGACCACTGTCACGAGGAGAAGCAGAGTTACTGCTTGCACTTGAAAAAAATTCAGAGCGCATAATGGCATTGGCTGATAAAGAAGCTTTAGTGACCTCTTTGGCTCTCTCAAAAGACAGTCAAGTTTATGTGGAATTCAATAACGAATGGCTCACAGGTGTGATTCGGTACATTGGAAGGATCGCATCTTGTATCGGTGATCCTATAGCAGGAGTCTTCTTTGGGGTGGAATTACAG GGAGAAGATAAAGGGAAAGGCAAGAATGATGGCACGTTTCTCTCCAAAACCTACTTCCGCTGCGCAAGAAACTCTGCCATTTTTGCTCCTTTTACAAGAGTCAAACCTATGGATTCTAAAACCCCCATGTCACCTAAGACATCTACTGAGATTCTAAAGAGTGGGGACAGGGTGGCATTTTTTGATGAAGAAGCTCACCATGGCATGGTTATGGACATAGTGGATGATAAGGGCATAAAAATGGTTCTCATATCTACA gaTAAGGACGAGGAGGGGAAGCTTGGGGGAGTGAAACAGGTCCCACTGGATTATGTCATTAAAGAGGAGTTGTTAAATAAAG ATGAAACTGAAAAAATGGAAATTTCTCAGAACCCAGAAATAGGGGATGTGGTTGATTCCACAGAAATGACTGTTGGGTCTTTAGTGAAGGTGATATATAACGGACCTGTTTATGGAATCATCCGATGGATTGGATATTTGCCAGATTTGCCTGAAAAGCGGGCTGGGCTGGAACTg GAGAATGACTGTGGAGTGAGTGATGGAGCATTAAATGGAGAGCGTTACTTCAGGTGTCCTCCTAAATGTGGCTTATTTGTGAAACTGTCATCTTGTAAACCTGATGACCGTTTCTCTGTGTCAAAGGAAACAACGTTTAATGGAAATTATG ATAATGATGTGGCAAATCCATGTGTGGAAGAGGAGAATGTGCCACCAATCAGTTCAGAAGACGTGTTAAAGCGATTGACGGGCCGTATGAAGGGCGTTCAGGGTCACTGCAACTCTTGTTACATGGATTCTGCCTTGTTTAG TTTGTTTTCCTGTTCATCGGTCCTGGATTCTCTGCtttttaaatcaacaaaaaaggAAGACAAACCCATTCAGAATACACTCCTGAAGGAAATTGTCAACCCTCTACGCAA ACATGGTTTTGTACGAGAGAAGAGTGTGATGAAGCTTCGACAACTATTACAAAAGCGTAGCCGTTGCTCAACTTACACCACAGATGAAAAGG atccTGAAGAGTTTCTTACTCTCATCATGCAAGAGGTTCTCTCTCTAGATCCTCCACTCAAACTTTG GAATCAGTCAGGAAATAAAGGCAAAGTGCAAACCTCTTACTACTACCAAATCTTTATGGATTACAACCATAATTTAGTACTGCCGACAGTTCAGCAGCTTCTGGAACATTCCTTTTACAGCAACGGTCTCAAACTCGCAGAG GTACCAGCCTGTCTGATTCTTACTATGCCTCGCTCAGGAAAGAGTTTCAAAATGTTTCCAAAAATCATTCCTTCAACAGAGCTGGACATCACTGGCCTTCTTTCTCATG GTCCTCAGccatgtgtgttgtgtggtcaGCTAGCAAGTGAAGAGTGTGCTGAATGCTTCAGAGACACAGTTTTTAGTCATACAGGATTCAAATACTTCTGTTGTATGTGTTCAGCTCAG GTTCATTCTCACCAACATCGTCAGTGTCACAAACCCAGCATATTACAGCCTCCTCAGGGCTTTCATAGTTCAGGCTCCGATCCACGCACTCCTCCACGAGAGAAACTGGAGCTGTTCGCTGTGCTGTGTATTGAGACCAGCCACTATGTCTCATTCGTCAAATACGGACCACAAGCTACTGACTGGGTCTTCTTTGATAGCATGGCTGACCGGGTTG GTGAAGAAGATGGCTACAATGTCCCAAAAGTGACCCCGTGTCCTGAGGTCAGCCAGTATCTACGTATGCCTCTGGCTCAGCTGGCAAATCAGGTACCTCGACATATGGAAGGAGTAGCGAAACGGCTCTTCTGTGATGGTTACATGTACCTTTACCAGAGCCGAAGTATGTCTCTTTATCGGTAA